A genomic stretch from Silurus meridionalis isolate SWU-2019-XX chromosome 1, ASM1480568v1, whole genome shotgun sequence includes:
- the LOC124400792 gene encoding heme oxygenase-like, which produces MEADKQNVQTEKVQVTERDLSEQIKAVTKDSHVRAENTELMLAFQKANISLHQYKLLLCSLYKIYEALEEELDRNASHESVAPIYFPQELARMEALKKDLEHFYGQEWREKMTVPAATLRYAQRLREIGSEHPEYLVAHAYTRYLGDLSGGQILGRITQKSLGLKNGEGLGFFSFPAVSSPNLFKQLYRSRMNSIELTETQRAGVLEEAVRAFEFNIQVFEELQKLLNMSEKNELRQRHKTHDVKTPDISVSQRSAVTSSLTSGSQLLRMLFGVCLALALGMGVYAF; this is translated from the exons ATGGAAGCAGATAAGCAGAACGTACAGACGGAGAAGGTTCAGGTCACAGAGCG TGATCTGTCTGAGCAGATAAAGGCTGTGACTAAAGACAGCCACGTCCGAGCCGAGAACACAGAACTGATGCTGGCCTTCCAGAAAGCAAACATCAGCCTGCATCAGTATAAG CTCCTGCTGTGCTCCTTATACAAGATCTATGAAGCTCTGGAAGAGGAACTGGACAGGAACGCCTCTCACGAGAGTGTCGCACCAATATACTTTCCTCAGGAACTGGCCAGGATGGAGGCACTCAAGAAAGACCTGGAGCACTTTTATGGTCAAGAATGGAGAGAGAAGATGACCGTACCGGCTGCTACACTGCGATACGCTCAGAGATTGAGAGAG ATCGGCAGCGAGCATCCTGAATACCTGGTGGCTCACGCTTACACTCGCTACCTGGGTGACCTGTCAGGGGGCCAGATTTTGGGCCGTATTACCCAGAAGTCTTTGGGACTGAAGAACGGAGAGGGCTTGGGGTTCTTCTCGTTTCCTGCCGTCAGCAGCCCGAATCTGTTCAAGCAGCTGTACAGAAGCAGGATGAACAGCATCGAGCTGACAGAGACGCAGAGAGCGGGAGTGCTGGAGGAAGCCGTCAGAGCCTTCGAGTTCAACATCCAG GTGTTTGAAGAACTCCAGAAGTTGCTGAACATGTCAGAGAAGAACGAGCTGAGGCaaagacacaaaacacatgACGTCAAGACTCcag ATATCAGCGTGAGCCAGAGATCAGCAGTGACCTCCTCACTGACATCCGGCTctcagctgctcaggatgctgtttggagtgtgtttggCTCTGGCACTCGGAATGGGAGTGTATGCGTTTTAA